From a single Ooceraea biroi isolate clonal line C1 chromosome 12, Obir_v5.4, whole genome shotgun sequence genomic region:
- the LOC105286109 gene encoding solute carrier organic anion transporter family member 4A1 isoform X3 — protein sequence MNGISNQAFDGIESVSGVPDMHETLSSFPEQFGDSPRKSEIKPEILKETDNLTCGWFWFRPVYLQRFRTAKWALFWLCWAGAMQGMVVNGFVNVVITTIERRFGLKSSETGLIAGGYDIASFLLLVPVSYLGGRAKASKPRYIGIGVLVLGIGSLLFASPHYLAGPYRGGQQKENVCRNVANASSHSISCTDQSTVQAELEPYSGVYLTIFLVAQLLHGAGAAPFYTLGVTYLDENVSKKMSSVYLGIYYTMAIIGPALGYVIGGELLKIYTDFLTIDSSTIGLIPDSNVWIGAWWIGFLAAAVICFVIAIPVLAFPAALPGSEELAKDRVSEAHEKSTRSTAGTGEAFSKIRELPRALTELLGNPAFFMLNLAGASEGLLIAGFAAFLPKLIENQFSVSASSAALLMGLVTVPAGGGGTFLGGYLIKRFNLPCSGILKFCLLATAACIAFTLCFALNCPNLDFAGLTVPYQNNTNFIKYLKIALSLENNCNKGCGCSRSQFDPICGVDGITYYSPCHAGCYQETLINDVKVYMDCSCIHAPAMNLTTSDTGNIVQYEAINTTCSSTCSYLWLFIVLAFCNMFMTFLCTMPALSSTLRVVRDDQRSFALGVQWIKVRILGTIPAPMVFGALIDDTCILWNETCEGRGACLVYDNYYMSRYMLALAFIGKAASLLFFFLAWWTYVPPGGRGINENSRQQTAATLMLSDTSQEAQIVPIP from the exons ATGAATGGAATAAGTAATCAAGCCTTTGACGGCATCGAGTCGGTG TCGGGAGTGCCGGACATGCACGAGACCCTGTCCAGCTTCCCGGAACAGTTCGGGGACAGTCCGAGGAAGTCGGAAATAAAGCCGGAAATTCTGAAGGAAACGGACAATCTGACATGTGGTTGGTTCTGGTTCAGGCCGGTTTACCTGCAGAGATTTCGTACTGCAAAATGGGCGCTTTTCTGGTTATGTTGGGCCGGAGCGATGCAAG GGATGGTCGTGAACGGTTTCGTGAACGTTGTTATAACGACGATAGAGAGGAGGTTCGGATTAAAGTCGTCGGAGACCGGGTTGATAGCAGGCGGCTACGACATCGCCAGCTTCCTTCTGCTCGTGCCAGTAAGCTATCTCGGCGGCCGTGCAAAAGCATCAAAACCGAG GTACATTGGCATAGGTGTTCTAGTCTTAGGTATAGGGAGTCTGCTATTTGCATCTCCGCATTATCTCGCCGGTCCGTACAGAGGCGGTCAGCAAAAGGAGAACGTATGTCGAAATGTGGCCAATGCGTCGAGCCATTCG ATCTCCTGCACGGATCAATCTACCGTTCAAGCGGAGCTAGAGCCTTACAGTGGCGTGTACTTAACCATATTTCTGGTAGCTCAGCTGTTACATGGCGCCGGTGCGGCACCCTTTTATACCCTTGGAGTTACATATCTCGACGAAAATGTCTCGAAGAAGATGTCTTCAGTCTATCtag gtatttattatactatggCCATAATAGGACCAGCATTAGGATATGTCATCGGTggtgaattattaaaaatttacacgGACTTTCTTACGATAGATTCTTCAAC GATCGGACTGATTCCCGACAGTAATGTTTGGATTGGCGCATGGTGGATCGGTTTCTTGGCGGCAGCTGTCATCTGTTTTGTTATCGCAATACCTGTTCTGGCATTTCCAGCAGCTTTACCTG GATCGGAGGAATTAGCTAAAGACAGAGTGTCAGAGGCACACGAGAAATCGACACGGTCTACCGCTGGTACGGGGGAAGCGTTTTCCAAAATACGAGAGCTGCCACGCGCCCTGACTGAGCTGCTCGGAAATCCAGCATTCTTCATGCTGAACCTGGCAGGTGCCAGTGAAGGGTTGCTGATCGCCGGATTTGCCGCCTTCCTGCCGAAACTGATTGAAAATCAATTTAGCGTCAGCGCCAGCTCGGCCGCGCTACTGATGG GATTAGTAACTGTACCGGCGGGAGGCGGTGGTACTTTCCTCGGTGGCTATCTAATAAAACGCTTTAACTTGCCCTGTTCTGGCATTTTAAAGTTTTGTTTGCTAGCCACAGCTGCCTGTATCGCTTTTACACTCTGTTTCGCTCTAAACTGCCCAAACTTGGACTTTGCCGGATTGACTGTGCCCTATCAGAACAATACAAA TTTCATCAAGTACTT AAAAATCGCGTTATCTCTGGAAAACAATTGCAATAAAGGCTGCGGATGCTCGAGGTCACAATTTGATCCAATATGCGGAGTCGATGGAATCACGTACTATTCGCCTTGCCACGCCGGATGTTACCAAGAAACACTAATAAACGACGTCAAG GTATATATGGACTGCAGTTGTATACACGCACCGGCAATGAATCTAACGACTAGCGACACAGGCAATATTGTTCAGTATGAAGCTATCAACACTACCTGTAGCAGTACATGTTCATATCTGTGGCTGTTCATCGTTCTGGCATTTTGCAACATGTTCATGACTTTTCTGTGCACAATGCCGGCACTCTCATCCACATTACGAGTTGTGCGTGATGATCAACGCTCATTTGCTCTAGGCGTACAGTGGATTAAAGTACGAATTTTGGGCACGATACCGGCGCCCATGGTATTCGGTGCTCTTATAGATGACACATGCATTTTGTGGAACGAGACATGTGAGGGTAGAGGCGCGTGTCTCGTCTATGACAATTACTATATGAGCAG ATACATGCTTGCTCTGGCTTTTATTGGAAAGGCAGCTTcgctccttttctttttcctagcGTGGTGGACGTACGTTCCACCAGGCGGTAGAGGTATCAACGAAAACTCTCGGCAGCAAACCGCAGCCACTCTAATGCTGAGCGACACGTCTCAAGAAGCTCAAATAGTACCGATCCCGTAA
- the LOC105286110 gene encoding dynein assembly factor with WDR repeat domains 1 produces MRLLKFLLRYFPPGLALEYTQGGDIKTKMIDLLDLSAETDIRTLAESIRAAEPVITEGVVDQLIETLRKLQDKVCDVDTKRYYKYKTLQTHLLPVTNVAFDKLGKRCLTGSYDRTCKVWDIDSGTELLTLEGHKNVVYAVSFNNPISDRIVTGSFDRTAKVWCSRTGYCLATMWGHDAEVTVAKFSPTRCEIATGSIDATSKIFHAETGQELGTLNGHKAEVIALHYNDDGNQMISGSFDGTVNVWDTRTFTRSSMLSGHRAELSNCLYNFDCSLIASSSMDKSAKVWDIRTNSCLATLSGHDDEVLDLAFDNNGRKLATASGDTTARVWNVNGHFQQLALMRGHREEVSKVCFSPNGQQLLTGSSDRTAKLWSMDGTCLQQLREHTDDIFACAFSYTGDSIITASKDNTCTIWR; encoded by the exons ATGAGGCTGCTGAAATTCCTGCTTCGTTATTTCCCACCAG GTCTCGCGTTGGAATACACGCAAGGCGGCGACATCAAGACAAAAATGATAGATCTGTTGGATTTGTCCGCTGA AACGGACATAAGGACATTAGCAGAGAGCATAAGAGCAGCTGAACCTGTAATAACCGAAGGGGTTGTGGACCAGTTGATTGAGACCCTGCGTAAACTACAGGATAAGGTCTGCGACGTGGACACAAAACGCTActacaaatataaaacccTACAAACACATCTCTTGCCCGTTACTAACGTAGCGTTCGATAAACTAGGTAAAAG ATGCTTGACCGGCAGCTACGACCGAACTTGTAAAGTTTGGGACATTGACAGTGGAACGGAGCTTCTTACTCTCGAAGGCCATAAGAACGTCGTCTATGCCGTCTCCTTCAACAATCCGATCTC GGACAGAATCGTGACCGGATCCTTCGATAGGACAGCGAAGGTCTGGTGTTCGCGGACAGGTTACTGCCTCGCGACCATGTGGGGTCATGATGCAGAAGTGACGGTAGCCAAGTTTTCACCGACGCGATGCGAGATCGCGACTGGGTCCATCGACGCGACATCAAAAATATTCCACGCGGAAACTG GTCAGGAGTTGGGCACGTTAAATGGTCACAAGGCTGAAGTTATTGCGTTGCATTACAACGACGATGGAAACCAGATGATATCAGGTTCTTTCGATGGTACTGTGAATGTTTGGGACACGAGGACTTTCAC ACGATCGAGTATGCTAAGCGGGCATCGCGCGGAGCTATCAAACTGCTTGTACAATTTCGACTGCTCGCTTATCGCGTCGTCCTCGATGGACAAGAGTGCAAAAGTGTGGGACATAAGAACAAATTCCTGCCTGGCTACACTATCGGGACACGATGATGAGGTGCTGGACCTCGCGTTCGACAACAATGGCAGAAAACTGGCGACCGCCAGTGGTGACACTACGGCGCGAGTTTGGAACGTGAACGGCCATTTCCAACAACTGGCTCTGATGAGAGGTCATCGCGAGGAGGTCTCGAAAG TGTGTTTCAGTCCGAACGGTCAGCAACTTTTAACCGGCTCGTCGGACAGAACGGCTAAACTGTGGTCCATGGATGGTACCTGTCTCCAGCAACTGCGAGAGCATACGGACGACATCTTCGCCTGCGCGTTTTCCTATACAGGGGACAGCATAATCACCGCCAGCAAGGACAATACTTGTACGATCTGGAGATGA
- the LOC105286109 gene encoding solute carrier organic anion transporter family member 4A1 isoform X4, with protein sequence MNGISNQAFDGIESVSGVPDMHETLSSFPEQFGDSPRKSEIKPEILKETDNLTCGWFWFRPVYLQRFRTAKWALFWLCWAGAMQGMVVNGFVNVVITTIERRFGLKSSETGLIAGGYDIASFLLLVPVSYLGGRAKASKPRYIGIGVLVLGIGSLLFASPHYLAGPYRGGQQKENVCRNVANASSHSISCTDQSTVQAELEPYSGVYLTIFLVAQLLHGAGAAPFYTLGVTYLDENVSKKMSSVYLGIYYTMAIIGPALGYVIGGELLKIYTDFLTIDSSTIGLIPDSNVWIGAWWIGFLAAAVICFVIAIPVLAFPAALPGSEELAKDRVSEAHEKSTRSTAGTGEAFSKIRELPRALTELLGNPAFFMLNLAGASEGLLIAGFAAFLPKLIENQFSVSASSAALLMGLVTVPAGGGGTFLGGYLIKRFNLPCSGILKFCLLATAACIAFTLCFALNCPNLDFAGLTVPYQNNTKKIALSLENNCNKGCGCSRSQFDPICGVDGITYYSPCHAGCYQETLINDVKVYMDCSCIHAPAMNLTTSDTGNIVQYEAINTTCSSTCSYLWLFIVLAFCNMFMTFLCTMPALSSTLRVVRDDQRSFALGVQWIKVRILGTIPAPMVFGALIDDTCILWNETCEGRGACLVYDNYYMSRYMLALAFIGKAASLLFFFLAWWTYVPPGGRGINENSRQQTAATLMLSDTSQEAQIVPIP encoded by the exons ATGAATGGAATAAGTAATCAAGCCTTTGACGGCATCGAGTCGGTG TCGGGAGTGCCGGACATGCACGAGACCCTGTCCAGCTTCCCGGAACAGTTCGGGGACAGTCCGAGGAAGTCGGAAATAAAGCCGGAAATTCTGAAGGAAACGGACAATCTGACATGTGGTTGGTTCTGGTTCAGGCCGGTTTACCTGCAGAGATTTCGTACTGCAAAATGGGCGCTTTTCTGGTTATGTTGGGCCGGAGCGATGCAAG GGATGGTCGTGAACGGTTTCGTGAACGTTGTTATAACGACGATAGAGAGGAGGTTCGGATTAAAGTCGTCGGAGACCGGGTTGATAGCAGGCGGCTACGACATCGCCAGCTTCCTTCTGCTCGTGCCAGTAAGCTATCTCGGCGGCCGTGCAAAAGCATCAAAACCGAG GTACATTGGCATAGGTGTTCTAGTCTTAGGTATAGGGAGTCTGCTATTTGCATCTCCGCATTATCTCGCCGGTCCGTACAGAGGCGGTCAGCAAAAGGAGAACGTATGTCGAAATGTGGCCAATGCGTCGAGCCATTCG ATCTCCTGCACGGATCAATCTACCGTTCAAGCGGAGCTAGAGCCTTACAGTGGCGTGTACTTAACCATATTTCTGGTAGCTCAGCTGTTACATGGCGCCGGTGCGGCACCCTTTTATACCCTTGGAGTTACATATCTCGACGAAAATGTCTCGAAGAAGATGTCTTCAGTCTATCtag gtatttattatactatggCCATAATAGGACCAGCATTAGGATATGTCATCGGTggtgaattattaaaaatttacacgGACTTTCTTACGATAGATTCTTCAAC GATCGGACTGATTCCCGACAGTAATGTTTGGATTGGCGCATGGTGGATCGGTTTCTTGGCGGCAGCTGTCATCTGTTTTGTTATCGCAATACCTGTTCTGGCATTTCCAGCAGCTTTACCTG GATCGGAGGAATTAGCTAAAGACAGAGTGTCAGAGGCACACGAGAAATCGACACGGTCTACCGCTGGTACGGGGGAAGCGTTTTCCAAAATACGAGAGCTGCCACGCGCCCTGACTGAGCTGCTCGGAAATCCAGCATTCTTCATGCTGAACCTGGCAGGTGCCAGTGAAGGGTTGCTGATCGCCGGATTTGCCGCCTTCCTGCCGAAACTGATTGAAAATCAATTTAGCGTCAGCGCCAGCTCGGCCGCGCTACTGATGG GATTAGTAACTGTACCGGCGGGAGGCGGTGGTACTTTCCTCGGTGGCTATCTAATAAAACGCTTTAACTTGCCCTGTTCTGGCATTTTAAAGTTTTGTTTGCTAGCCACAGCTGCCTGTATCGCTTTTACACTCTGTTTCGCTCTAAACTGCCCAAACTTGGACTTTGCCGGATTGACTGTGCCCTATCAGAACAATACAAA AAAAATCGCGTTATCTCTGGAAAACAATTGCAATAAAGGCTGCGGATGCTCGAGGTCACAATTTGATCCAATATGCGGAGTCGATGGAATCACGTACTATTCGCCTTGCCACGCCGGATGTTACCAAGAAACACTAATAAACGACGTCAAG GTATATATGGACTGCAGTTGTATACACGCACCGGCAATGAATCTAACGACTAGCGACACAGGCAATATTGTTCAGTATGAAGCTATCAACACTACCTGTAGCAGTACATGTTCATATCTGTGGCTGTTCATCGTTCTGGCATTTTGCAACATGTTCATGACTTTTCTGTGCACAATGCCGGCACTCTCATCCACATTACGAGTTGTGCGTGATGATCAACGCTCATTTGCTCTAGGCGTACAGTGGATTAAAGTACGAATTTTGGGCACGATACCGGCGCCCATGGTATTCGGTGCTCTTATAGATGACACATGCATTTTGTGGAACGAGACATGTGAGGGTAGAGGCGCGTGTCTCGTCTATGACAATTACTATATGAGCAG ATACATGCTTGCTCTGGCTTTTATTGGAAAGGCAGCTTcgctccttttctttttcctagcGTGGTGGACGTACGTTCCACCAGGCGGTAGAGGTATCAACGAAAACTCTCGGCAGCAAACCGCAGCCACTCTAATGCTGAGCGACACGTCTCAAGAAGCTCAAATAGTACCGATCCCGTAA
- the LOC105286109 gene encoding solute carrier organic anion transporter family member 4A1 isoform X2, producing MAQLVATRVRNTLSSFSTCLPWRLSVNSMRDKFTFGSGVPDMHETLSSFPEQFGDSPRKSEIKPEILKETDNLTCGWFWFRPVYLQRFRTAKWALFWLCWAGAMQGMVVNGFVNVVITTIERRFGLKSSETGLIAGGYDIASFLLLVPVSYLGGRAKASKPRYIGIGVLVLGIGSLLFASPHYLAGPYRGGQQKENVCRNVANASSHSISCTDQSTVQAELEPYSGVYLTIFLVAQLLHGAGAAPFYTLGVTYLDENVSKKMSSVYLGIYYTMAIIGPALGYVIGGELLKIYTDFLTIDSSTIGLIPDSNVWIGAWWIGFLAAAVICFVIAIPVLAFPAALPGSEELAKDRVSEAHEKSTRSTAGTGEAFSKIRELPRALTELLGNPAFFMLNLAGASEGLLIAGFAAFLPKLIENQFSVSASSAALLMGLVTVPAGGGGTFLGGYLIKRFNLPCSGILKFCLLATAACIAFTLCFALNCPNLDFAGLTVPYQNNTKKIALSLENNCNKGCGCSRSQFDPICGVDGITYYSPCHAGCYQETLINDVKVYMDCSCIHAPAMNLTTSDTGNIVQYEAINTTCSSTCSYLWLFIVLAFCNMFMTFLCTMPALSSTLRVVRDDQRSFALGVQWIKVRILGTIPAPMVFGALIDDTCILWNETCEGRGACLVYDNYYMSRYMLALAFIGKAASLLFFFLAWWTYVPPGGRGINENSRQQTAATLMLSDTSQEAQIVPIP from the exons ATGGCACAATTAGTGGCCACGAGAGTGAGGAATACATTAAGTTCATTTTCTACGTGCCTTCCTTGGAGATTATCAGTTAACAGTATGAGAGACAAGTTTACATTTGGC TCGGGAGTGCCGGACATGCACGAGACCCTGTCCAGCTTCCCGGAACAGTTCGGGGACAGTCCGAGGAAGTCGGAAATAAAGCCGGAAATTCTGAAGGAAACGGACAATCTGACATGTGGTTGGTTCTGGTTCAGGCCGGTTTACCTGCAGAGATTTCGTACTGCAAAATGGGCGCTTTTCTGGTTATGTTGGGCCGGAGCGATGCAAG GGATGGTCGTGAACGGTTTCGTGAACGTTGTTATAACGACGATAGAGAGGAGGTTCGGATTAAAGTCGTCGGAGACCGGGTTGATAGCAGGCGGCTACGACATCGCCAGCTTCCTTCTGCTCGTGCCAGTAAGCTATCTCGGCGGCCGTGCAAAAGCATCAAAACCGAG GTACATTGGCATAGGTGTTCTAGTCTTAGGTATAGGGAGTCTGCTATTTGCATCTCCGCATTATCTCGCCGGTCCGTACAGAGGCGGTCAGCAAAAGGAGAACGTATGTCGAAATGTGGCCAATGCGTCGAGCCATTCG ATCTCCTGCACGGATCAATCTACCGTTCAAGCGGAGCTAGAGCCTTACAGTGGCGTGTACTTAACCATATTTCTGGTAGCTCAGCTGTTACATGGCGCCGGTGCGGCACCCTTTTATACCCTTGGAGTTACATATCTCGACGAAAATGTCTCGAAGAAGATGTCTTCAGTCTATCtag gtatttattatactatggCCATAATAGGACCAGCATTAGGATATGTCATCGGTggtgaattattaaaaatttacacgGACTTTCTTACGATAGATTCTTCAAC GATCGGACTGATTCCCGACAGTAATGTTTGGATTGGCGCATGGTGGATCGGTTTCTTGGCGGCAGCTGTCATCTGTTTTGTTATCGCAATACCTGTTCTGGCATTTCCAGCAGCTTTACCTG GATCGGAGGAATTAGCTAAAGACAGAGTGTCAGAGGCACACGAGAAATCGACACGGTCTACCGCTGGTACGGGGGAAGCGTTTTCCAAAATACGAGAGCTGCCACGCGCCCTGACTGAGCTGCTCGGAAATCCAGCATTCTTCATGCTGAACCTGGCAGGTGCCAGTGAAGGGTTGCTGATCGCCGGATTTGCCGCCTTCCTGCCGAAACTGATTGAAAATCAATTTAGCGTCAGCGCCAGCTCGGCCGCGCTACTGATGG GATTAGTAACTGTACCGGCGGGAGGCGGTGGTACTTTCCTCGGTGGCTATCTAATAAAACGCTTTAACTTGCCCTGTTCTGGCATTTTAAAGTTTTGTTTGCTAGCCACAGCTGCCTGTATCGCTTTTACACTCTGTTTCGCTCTAAACTGCCCAAACTTGGACTTTGCCGGATTGACTGTGCCCTATCAGAACAATACAAA AAAAATCGCGTTATCTCTGGAAAACAATTGCAATAAAGGCTGCGGATGCTCGAGGTCACAATTTGATCCAATATGCGGAGTCGATGGAATCACGTACTATTCGCCTTGCCACGCCGGATGTTACCAAGAAACACTAATAAACGACGTCAAG GTATATATGGACTGCAGTTGTATACACGCACCGGCAATGAATCTAACGACTAGCGACACAGGCAATATTGTTCAGTATGAAGCTATCAACACTACCTGTAGCAGTACATGTTCATATCTGTGGCTGTTCATCGTTCTGGCATTTTGCAACATGTTCATGACTTTTCTGTGCACAATGCCGGCACTCTCATCCACATTACGAGTTGTGCGTGATGATCAACGCTCATTTGCTCTAGGCGTACAGTGGATTAAAGTACGAATTTTGGGCACGATACCGGCGCCCATGGTATTCGGTGCTCTTATAGATGACACATGCATTTTGTGGAACGAGACATGTGAGGGTAGAGGCGCGTGTCTCGTCTATGACAATTACTATATGAGCAG ATACATGCTTGCTCTGGCTTTTATTGGAAAGGCAGCTTcgctccttttctttttcctagcGTGGTGGACGTACGTTCCACCAGGCGGTAGAGGTATCAACGAAAACTCTCGGCAGCAAACCGCAGCCACTCTAATGCTGAGCGACACGTCTCAAGAAGCTCAAATAGTACCGATCCCGTAA
- the LOC105286109 gene encoding solute carrier organic anion transporter family member 4A1 isoform X1 translates to MAQLVATRVRNTLSSFSTCLPWRLSVNSMRDKFTFGSGVPDMHETLSSFPEQFGDSPRKSEIKPEILKETDNLTCGWFWFRPVYLQRFRTAKWALFWLCWAGAMQGMVVNGFVNVVITTIERRFGLKSSETGLIAGGYDIASFLLLVPVSYLGGRAKASKPRYIGIGVLVLGIGSLLFASPHYLAGPYRGGQQKENVCRNVANASSHSISCTDQSTVQAELEPYSGVYLTIFLVAQLLHGAGAAPFYTLGVTYLDENVSKKMSSVYLGIYYTMAIIGPALGYVIGGELLKIYTDFLTIDSSTIGLIPDSNVWIGAWWIGFLAAAVICFVIAIPVLAFPAALPGSEELAKDRVSEAHEKSTRSTAGTGEAFSKIRELPRALTELLGNPAFFMLNLAGASEGLLIAGFAAFLPKLIENQFSVSASSAALLMGLVTVPAGGGGTFLGGYLIKRFNLPCSGILKFCLLATAACIAFTLCFALNCPNLDFAGLTVPYQNNTNFIKYLKIALSLENNCNKGCGCSRSQFDPICGVDGITYYSPCHAGCYQETLINDVKVYMDCSCIHAPAMNLTTSDTGNIVQYEAINTTCSSTCSYLWLFIVLAFCNMFMTFLCTMPALSSTLRVVRDDQRSFALGVQWIKVRILGTIPAPMVFGALIDDTCILWNETCEGRGACLVYDNYYMSRYMLALAFIGKAASLLFFFLAWWTYVPPGGRGINENSRQQTAATLMLSDTSQEAQIVPIP, encoded by the exons ATGGCACAATTAGTGGCCACGAGAGTGAGGAATACATTAAGTTCATTTTCTACGTGCCTTCCTTGGAGATTATCAGTTAACAGTATGAGAGACAAGTTTACATTTGGC TCGGGAGTGCCGGACATGCACGAGACCCTGTCCAGCTTCCCGGAACAGTTCGGGGACAGTCCGAGGAAGTCGGAAATAAAGCCGGAAATTCTGAAGGAAACGGACAATCTGACATGTGGTTGGTTCTGGTTCAGGCCGGTTTACCTGCAGAGATTTCGTACTGCAAAATGGGCGCTTTTCTGGTTATGTTGGGCCGGAGCGATGCAAG GGATGGTCGTGAACGGTTTCGTGAACGTTGTTATAACGACGATAGAGAGGAGGTTCGGATTAAAGTCGTCGGAGACCGGGTTGATAGCAGGCGGCTACGACATCGCCAGCTTCCTTCTGCTCGTGCCAGTAAGCTATCTCGGCGGCCGTGCAAAAGCATCAAAACCGAG GTACATTGGCATAGGTGTTCTAGTCTTAGGTATAGGGAGTCTGCTATTTGCATCTCCGCATTATCTCGCCGGTCCGTACAGAGGCGGTCAGCAAAAGGAGAACGTATGTCGAAATGTGGCCAATGCGTCGAGCCATTCG ATCTCCTGCACGGATCAATCTACCGTTCAAGCGGAGCTAGAGCCTTACAGTGGCGTGTACTTAACCATATTTCTGGTAGCTCAGCTGTTACATGGCGCCGGTGCGGCACCCTTTTATACCCTTGGAGTTACATATCTCGACGAAAATGTCTCGAAGAAGATGTCTTCAGTCTATCtag gtatttattatactatggCCATAATAGGACCAGCATTAGGATATGTCATCGGTggtgaattattaaaaatttacacgGACTTTCTTACGATAGATTCTTCAAC GATCGGACTGATTCCCGACAGTAATGTTTGGATTGGCGCATGGTGGATCGGTTTCTTGGCGGCAGCTGTCATCTGTTTTGTTATCGCAATACCTGTTCTGGCATTTCCAGCAGCTTTACCTG GATCGGAGGAATTAGCTAAAGACAGAGTGTCAGAGGCACACGAGAAATCGACACGGTCTACCGCTGGTACGGGGGAAGCGTTTTCCAAAATACGAGAGCTGCCACGCGCCCTGACTGAGCTGCTCGGAAATCCAGCATTCTTCATGCTGAACCTGGCAGGTGCCAGTGAAGGGTTGCTGATCGCCGGATTTGCCGCCTTCCTGCCGAAACTGATTGAAAATCAATTTAGCGTCAGCGCCAGCTCGGCCGCGCTACTGATGG GATTAGTAACTGTACCGGCGGGAGGCGGTGGTACTTTCCTCGGTGGCTATCTAATAAAACGCTTTAACTTGCCCTGTTCTGGCATTTTAAAGTTTTGTTTGCTAGCCACAGCTGCCTGTATCGCTTTTACACTCTGTTTCGCTCTAAACTGCCCAAACTTGGACTTTGCCGGATTGACTGTGCCCTATCAGAACAATACAAA TTTCATCAAGTACTT AAAAATCGCGTTATCTCTGGAAAACAATTGCAATAAAGGCTGCGGATGCTCGAGGTCACAATTTGATCCAATATGCGGAGTCGATGGAATCACGTACTATTCGCCTTGCCACGCCGGATGTTACCAAGAAACACTAATAAACGACGTCAAG GTATATATGGACTGCAGTTGTATACACGCACCGGCAATGAATCTAACGACTAGCGACACAGGCAATATTGTTCAGTATGAAGCTATCAACACTACCTGTAGCAGTACATGTTCATATCTGTGGCTGTTCATCGTTCTGGCATTTTGCAACATGTTCATGACTTTTCTGTGCACAATGCCGGCACTCTCATCCACATTACGAGTTGTGCGTGATGATCAACGCTCATTTGCTCTAGGCGTACAGTGGATTAAAGTACGAATTTTGGGCACGATACCGGCGCCCATGGTATTCGGTGCTCTTATAGATGACACATGCATTTTGTGGAACGAGACATGTGAGGGTAGAGGCGCGTGTCTCGTCTATGACAATTACTATATGAGCAG ATACATGCTTGCTCTGGCTTTTATTGGAAAGGCAGCTTcgctccttttctttttcctagcGTGGTGGACGTACGTTCCACCAGGCGGTAGAGGTATCAACGAAAACTCTCGGCAGCAAACCGCAGCCACTCTAATGCTGAGCGACACGTCTCAAGAAGCTCAAATAGTACCGATCCCGTAA